From Chryseobacterium joostei, the proteins below share one genomic window:
- a CDS encoding RNA-binding S4 domain-containing protein — MRIDKFLWSIRFYKTRNIASEEIKKNRVSIGTSAVKSSKEVKEGDVIKIRKNQIDYKIKVIQIPKSRIGAKLVPMHIQDVTDKEQYELLKLRKMSQDYYRNKGEGRPTKKDRRDMDDYVGNDIAADFTDWDDFFGETADDTESED, encoded by the coding sequence ATGAGAATAGATAAATTTTTGTGGAGCATTCGTTTTTATAAGACTAGAAATATTGCGTCAGAGGAGATTAAAAAGAATAGGGTTTCCATAGGAACCTCTGCCGTAAAGTCATCTAAGGAGGTAAAAGAAGGAGATGTTATTAAGATCCGCAAGAATCAAATTGATTATAAAATAAAAGTGATTCAGATCCCTAAAAGCAGAATTGGGGCAAAATTAGTTCCAATGCATATACAGGATGTAACAGATAAGGAACAATATGAACTTCTGAAACTTCGCAAAATGTCACAGGATTATTACAGAAATAAAGGAGAGGGAAGACCTACGAAAAAGGACAGGAGAGATATGGATGACTATGTAGGTAATGATATCGCCGCAGACTTTACAGATTGGGATGATTTCTTCGGAGAAACTGCTGATGATACCGAAAGTGAAGATTAA
- a CDS encoding shikimate kinase encodes MIISLIGYMGCGKSHISKILSEKIDFKLIDLDKEISRKSKLTIPEIFEKKGEIYFRKLEREALEEILASEENVVLSLGGGTPVYYNNMEIINHNSKSIFLRASVGTLVERLSKQKEKRPIIANISDEDLPEFIAKHLFERNQFYSKAQFSIGTDAREPDDIVKEIIEKLYH; translated from the coding sequence ATGATAATTTCACTAATTGGATACATGGGGTGTGGCAAATCTCACATTTCCAAAATATTAAGCGAAAAAATAGATTTTAAACTGATCGATCTTGATAAAGAGATTTCCAGAAAGAGTAAATTAACCATTCCTGAAATATTCGAAAAAAAGGGGGAAATTTACTTTAGAAAGCTTGAAAGAGAAGCCCTTGAAGAAATATTGGCTTCTGAGGAAAATGTAGTTTTAAGCCTTGGCGGAGGAACTCCAGTATATTATAACAATATGGAGATCATCAATCATAACTCTAAGAGTATATTTCTAAGAGCTTCTGTGGGAACTTTGGTTGAGAGGCTTTCCAAACAGAAAGAAAAAAGGCCAATCATTGCCAATATTTCAGATGAAGATCTACCGGAATTCATAGCCAAACATCTATTTGAAAGAAATCAATTTTACAGTAAAGCTCAGTTCAGCATCGGCACAGATGCCAGAGAACCGGACGACATTGTAAAAGAAATAATAGAAAAGCTCTATCACTAG